The Methanosarcina acetivorans C2A genome includes the window CTCTTTATTTTTATGTCAAGTGCTCTTATCCTCGCGGTACTAGGCATGGATATCATAACTTCAACTACTGCCTCCATAGCTACCCTCGGGAACATAGGTCCCGGCCTTAATGTGGTAGGTCCGATGGGAACTTTTGACCCGATCCCCCCTCTCGGAAAATTAATCCTGATTGCGAACATGTGGATAGGAAGGCTTGAAGTCTACACTGTAATAGTGCTCTTTACGCCGGAGTTCTGGAACAAGTGATTTTTGAAAAGCAGCTGAAGTTTCGGAATAACCCGGTAAAAAGCAATAAAAACCCCGATAAAGAGCAAATAACTTCCAAAAAAGAAGAATAAAAAGAGTAGAAATGCCTGGTTTTCAGGCATTATGTCCTGTTCTTCATCACTTCTTTTGCTGCGTCCTTGAAAAGTACGCGAAGGTCCCAGAGCAGTTTTTTGTTGGCTTTGAAGAGCGCCTGCAGGAGGTCAAAAAGTCTCATACTCTCGAACTTTACTTCCTTGAGGGAATCGGCAAGGGAATCCAGATCCTCGTCCTTGAGGTTGATAAAACAGTTCTTCACGATGAGGCTCATGTCTATGTCATGCCCGGTAGTTTCCCTCCAGCGTTTTTCATAAACTTCTTCAAGCTTTTCAAGAGAAACGTCCCCTGAGGAGATGGCTTCGTAAGCGGCTTCCCCTGCAATCTTTCCTGCGTCCATTGCGTTGAGGATCCCACCGCCTGTGATCGGGTCGGACTGGCGGGCCGCATCTCCGACAAGCATTAAGCCGTTTACGGAAGTTTTTTCAATGCTTCCCGAAACCGGGACTCCTCCGAAGACCATTTCTACGATCTTGGCGTTGGGGAATTTTTTCTCTACGAAATTATTGAGGTAATCGACAGGTCTGGGTTTGAACTTACCTGTCCTGTTCCCGAGAATACCTACTCCCACATTGGCTTTACCCTCCCCCTTCGGAAAGATCCAGACGTAGCCGCCAGGGGCGATCTCGTTTCCGATATAAAATTCGCAGTATTCCGGATCTATGTCCGCGCCTGCTATAAGGTACTGGGCGCAGGTTTCTATGTCGATTGGTTTCAGGGAGGTATCTATTCCTGCCCACCTGCCTACTTTGGACTCAACCCCGTCTGCACCTATAACTATCTTTGCCCTCACCTCATATTCTTTTCCCAGGTTCATGAGCCTTGCGCCCTTCACGAAGTCGTCTTCAATGATCAGGCCCGTTGCCCTTGTCTTTACCCGGACCTCTGCTCCGGCTTTTGCAGCATGCTCAGCAAGGGCGCGGTCAAATATTTTTCTTTCAAGGACATAACCCACCTCTCCACCGGAAATTTCTTCTGCCATTTCGACCTTTGTGCCGTTAGGAGAATAAATACGGGAACCCTTAAGGTCAGCGCAGATCCAGCTGTTGTCAATTTCAACGTGTTTCTTGAGATATTCTTTGTTTACTCCTTCGGCACAGCGTACAGGGTCGCCTATTTCCTGGCGCTTTTCGATTAAAAGCACATCAAGCCCTTTTTCAGCTGCCGTTTTTGCAGCAATGGAACCTGCAGGCCCGGCTCCTATTACGAGAACATCATAGATATCCTTCATTTCATTACCTCAATTGCTCCCACAGGGCAGATACGATCACATATCCCGCATTTTATGCACGTACTTTCATCTACTTCAATCCAGGTCTCCACAAGTTCGAGTGCTCCCTTTGGGCAAACTCCCACACAAGCCCCACAGTATCCACATTTATATCTGTTTATGTTGACGCTCACCAGCTCACCTGTCAATTTTAAAAGTAAGTCATGATCTTTAACCATGAAATATTGTCTTTCTCGCAAACAATGAGGCATAGATCGAAAGGCACGACAGTATAATGCCACATCATTAGTATAATGCCACACCATTTAAACTGATGACTGTAATATAGTTTCTGAAGATCTCTTTTTATTAACTATCTTTTTCGAAACTGATATTCTGATAATGAATCTTTTTCCGGCTTTTCAGGGCTGTTTTTTTATTATACAGATTTTCAAGAAAGTTCAGATCCGAATTCAGATTCATCTGTTTGATACAGTTACTCTGTCGAATAGTTTTCACAATTAATGTATTTATCTAGCTTAAAGTTATTGGCTCTCTTAGAAGAGCGACACACTCAATACAAAATCTTCTTCCAGTTACTTTTCTCGCTATTATATAAATTATTTATATTATACCTCTACAAATTATATTTTTGCCTTTTAAGAAAAATTTCCATGCTTTTATTCTTAAATGGAGGCAGGATAGAATTTGATAAAATTTGCCTGCAGCCATTCAAGATAATGATAGAAATATTTAAATTTCTGGTAATAAAAAGCAGGAATAATCAAACTACTTTTCTTTAATGGACTTCAAAAGATTCCTCCTCAAACTTCATAACTTTTCTATACGGTTTTGAATACCTTGCTTCGACCCCTTCTCTGTGAAAATTGTTATAAGTGCAGAAGGGAATGACTTTTCCATCAGGGGTAGCATAGTGGATTCCGCAGTGTTTGATCCTTTCCAGGTCCAGGTTGTAGGGATCCTGAAAGTGCATAGCTCCGAGAAAAAGTGTTTTTTGGTGAAACTGAGCAAGCTGTTCTCTTGCACCTGTTTTAAGAAAGCTGCTTATCAGGAAGATTACATTAAGATTTTTTGGGCTTCTTGTTTCATCGATATAGCGCGGGAGTTTACAGAGAACTTTTGCAACTTTCATAGAATTAGAGCCTGATCCCTTAAATTCGGGAGTAACGCTCTCAAGGAACTCAAGAACCCCTTCAACATCTACAAACTCACTTATCGGAATTAGTCTGCCTTCCTCTTCAAAGACATAAGTGGCAGCTCCGCAGAGTGGATGTACAGTAAACTCGGGAAGCGGAATCTTTTTCACCGCAGTCAGGAATCGGCTTATGGGCACTGCAGCAGATGCGGGATACCAGGCATCACGAGGAATTTCCCCTTCTGTTTGTTCTTCCAAAAGGGCTGCAAGATCGGGAATTGTTATTCTCCGTTCTTTGCGCAGGACTTGGTCAATACGTCCAGTAAACGCTACCGGTTGGAAGTTAACTCCTTTTACCACGTCCACATTCCTGGCTGCAAAACGGACAATGTCCCCAACCTGGTGCGCATTAACGTCCTTTGCCAAGGTAGGCACGAGTACGACACTTTGCAGACCGGTCTGCCTGCAGTTCTCAAGGACTTTTTGTTTTACAGGAAAGGCATTAAATCCCCGCATCACCCTGTATGGTTCCTCGGAGACCCCGTCAAAGGATAAGTATACTGTATGTAGACCTGCGGTCTTCAAAGCTTTGCAGTAATCCTGGCTTTTTGCGAGCCGGACACCATTAGTTGCGATCTGAACCTGTGCAAATCCGAGTTCTCGGGCTGTTTCGATAATCTCAGGCAGGTCCTCCCGGACTGTGGGTTCTCCTCCCGCAAACTGGACTGCATAGCATGGAACCGGTTTTTCGTTTCGGAGAGTCAACATCATTTTCCGGATCTGTTCAAAGTCCGGCTCATATACAAAACCGCTGGCTTTAGCATTGGCAAAGCATATTGGACAATTGAGGTTGCAACGATTGGTGACGTCAATATTTGCGAGTAGGGTCCCGGTTTTGTGTTCAGAGCAAATTCCACAGTCCCAAGGACAGCCATGATAAGAAGAAATTTCCTCATTGGAGACTCCATTACCGACATAATAATAGCGGTTGAACCGATCGTAAAGTTCGTCATCCGACCAGTAAAGATCTGAGAAGGTCCCATGTTCAGGGCAGGTCTTTTCCAGCATTATTTTTCCGTTTTCTTGGAACAGATTAGCATCAAGCACCTTTTTACATTCCGGACAAACAGACTTTATCTGTTTCATTAATACACTCTCCAAAAAATCATACAATTTGTCTTTATTTTCCTGGAACTATTTACTTTTTTAGAAATTCTTTTTTTTCAAACTCCTGTCTGATGATATAATTACGCATTATCTTTTTTTATAATGTATTCTGCCAGCATGTCAATAAAGGTATCCATAATTTCAGAAAAGTCATCGCCCTCAATTTCGTTCCTGAAGTAGATGAAATAAAGGACTGCATTTGTGGTTTCGGCAAGAATCCTAGCAGGTTTATCGATCAGGAGCCCTGAAGCTGCCCATTCCTCAAAAAAAGGTAGAATTATTGCCAGATTGTCTCCATGAATATTCTTAATTTCTTCATCAGAAGACTGGAAAATCGTCAATCTAAGGTGCCCTTTCTCAATGAAAAATTTTCTCCAGATCGGATGGTTATCTACGATATACAACACATACCGGAGATAAGCCCTGATAGCTTTATCGGGTTCCGTTCTATATTTTAGGAAGGAATTTGCGAGTACACTGTCCTTTAAAGCCTCTTTTTCCTCCTTAAAGATCTGCAGAAAAAGATCTTCCTTGCTGTTAAAAAAGGAATAAAAAGAACTCTTTGCAATCCCCAGGCCCTCAGTAAGGTCTTCAATGCCTGTTTTCTTAATCCCGTACCTGGCAAAGCAGTCCTTTCCCCGGTCTATGATTTTTCTTTTTATGATCTCTCTTTCTTCATCCGTAAAAGATCGCACAGGCCCACCTCTTAAGGAAGAAACCCTTCCAGAGTTTTGCCGAGTTTCCAAACCCGGAGTTCATCCACCTTAAAAATAAAAACTATGAATATAAATGAATCATTTGATTTTTTATTCACAGATTAATTACCACATTGTTTATTTAAAATTATTGGATCAAAAATTTTCCACATAAAAAAGATTTTCCATATAATAAAAGAAGAAAAAAAGTCGATAGAATTAGAAAATCAAGAAAAGAATGCTGTTCAGAACCTTTACTATTAAGGAGCCGCCAGTAGAGCTGGCGGGAGTATTTTCAGACTACCTGGCTTAAAGCAGAACCAGCCCGACTCTTCCCCGGCTGACTTCCAGGCGGAATTTTCGGCTGATATACTCTTTTGCAGGGCCTTTTCCGTGGATGAGAAGTTCTACGAGGTCTTCGGGCTCGTCTATATCCGTGCCTGCGAGGAAGGAGTCATATATTTCAAAATTCTGGCCGGTGTCCGTTGCAATGGAACAGTGGGTCAAAAAACTTGAGCCGTAATACTTTACCCTGTATCTGGAAGGGTTCTTGATAAACAGGGCGTTCGTACCCCCGCCTTTTCCCGGGACGATGCATACATCCTTTTCAGTTGAACTTATCCCTTTTATATGGGCAGGGGCGAGTAAAGGCAGGTCGGCCATTACGATCAGGACAGGCTCTTCCGAGCCTGCGAGGTACCTGTTGAGGGCTTCGTTCAGGTCATCTTCGTCCAGCAGAACTCTCGCTTTTGTCATATCCTCGAGTCCATAGACAGAAGGGCTGAGGATATCGATTTTTTCAATTCCGGCACCTCTTAGAGAATCGATTACCTGATTAAGCATGAGTTCTACAAACTCTTCCCTCTCTTCCAGGCTAAGGACAGGCGACAGCCTGGATTTTGCGCCGGCTTTCTTGTAGGGGATTACGGCTCTCATCTGGACTCCTGTATGTTTACGTTTTATAGCTCCGGGAAATTCTGTAATTAATCTCCTGTTCGGCTTTTATTTCTCTACCCAGTAATTCGGTTTTTATTCCTTGATACCCGCTAATTCGGTTCTTTATTCTTTACTGCCCATCTTTGGCTTTACATAACCCGGAAGCAAGCCTTCACTAGCAGGTAACCTCGGTTCTACCTTCCGATAGAGGGTATCTCTCTGTATGGGGACTCTTCCTGCCCCTTTTATCATCCATTCAAATTCGGCAGGAGATACGTATTCTCCATAGCTGCCCCCGGAAGCTGTTGAGATCTGGTCTTCCATAAGGGTGCCTCCAAGGTCGTTGGCTCCGCACTGCAGAGCAAACTGGGCAAGCTTTTTCCCTAATTTTACCCAGGTGGCCTGAATATTGTTTACATGGGTATGTAGAATTATGCGAGAAATGGCTATAAGCTGGAGATCTTCAAGCCCTGTGCTGGTGAATTTTCCTGAGGCCATCATTTTTTCCCCTATGGGGTTGTTGTAAGGCAAAAAAGACATGGGGATGAGCTCCGAAATGCCGCCGGTCTCTTTCTGGATTTCGCGGATGGTGAAGACGTGGTCAAGGCGTTCTTCCAGGGTTTCTACGTGCCCGTACATGATAGTGGAATTGGTGGAAATCCCTGCCCTGTGTGCCGCAGTTACGGTATCGACCCACTGCTGGGTAGTGATTTTTCCGGGACAGATAATTTTTCTCACCCTGTCGGAAAGGATCTCGGCGGATGTTCCGGTGAGGGAATCAAGCCCGCATTTTTTCAGTTTACGCAGGGCATCTTCCACGGACATACCGGAAAGCCCTGCTGCATAGTTTACTTCCATCGGGGACAGGGCATGGATACAGATATCAGGGAAACCGGACTTAATGGCCTCTATAATCTCAAGATAGAATTCCATATCAGCTTCAGGGGTGTACCCTCCCTGAACGCAGACCTCGACAGCTCCGGCTTCTCTTGCCTCTTCCGTTTGTTTCAGAATTTCTTCAATACTCAGGATATACCCTTCATCTGTCCTGTAGGCACAGAACCCGCAGGTCCCGACGCATTTGTTTGTGATATAGATATTCCTGTTAACCACATAACTGACCACGTCGCCTACCGTGCTTGCTCGCAGTTTGTTGGCAAGCTCAAAAAGCTCAAAAGGATTTCCTTCGAGCAGGAGAAGAGCGTCTTCTTTAGTGCATTTTCCCTGCTGCACCCTTTCAATGACATCATCCGGAATTGCCGGTTTTTTCATGTACATGCCGTTCATTCCTTTCCAGATTCGATATGTTTTCCATTTTACCGGGTTTATTCGTAAGCTCCACACCCGGAAATTTTTCGCAGATTTCCGGAAGCAAGCTCAACTCTCCTGTACAGAGTAGTTCTCTCTTTAGGGATCCTGCCGGCTCCGTGGATCATCCATTCCAGTTCGTCTACGGTGATCATTTCCCCGTGGCAGGCCCCTGCGGACCTGGAGATGCTTTCTTCCATAAGGGTTCCGCCCAGGTCATTGGTTCCGCAGTGGAGAGAAAACTGGGCAAGTTTCTTCCCGAGTTTCACCCAGCTTGCCTGGATATTGTCCACGTGCCCATGGAAGAGGATTCGGGATACTGCATAGATTTTCAGGTCTTCAAGACCCGGAGTGGCATAGCGGCCTTCCCGAATCATTTTTTCTCCTACGGGATTGTTGTAGGGCATAAAAGGCAGGGGCACAAACTCAGTAATTCCTCCGGTCTCTTTCTGGATATCCCTGATGATCAGCATGTGATCGATTCTCTCTTCCCGGGTTTCAACATGTCCGTACATCATGGTCGCAGTGGTCGGAATGCCTGCTGCATGCGCCTGCCGGACAACCTCTACCCATTCTGCGGTCTTGAGTTTTGAAGGGCAGATTATTTTCCGCACACGGTCCGAGAGAATTTCGGCTGCTGTCCCGGGCATGGTATCAAGCCCGCTTCTTTTGAGCCTCCTGAGGGCTTCTTTTACCGGGATTTCACTGATGCGGGAAGCGTGGTAAACCTCCATCGGCGAAAAAGAGTGGATATGCATTTCCGGGAATTCGGCTTTAATGGCTTCGGCAATCCCCTGGTAAAAGTCCAGGCCCACTTCCGGGAGCAGCCCTCCCTGGATACAGACCTCGGTTGCATTTGCCTTCTCGGCGTCTCTGACCTTTTCCATAATTTCTTCGATGCTGAGGACTTTACCGTTATTTGTCCTGAATGCACAGAACCCGCATGTTCCTACACAGCGGCTTGTGAAATTTATGTTCCTGTTCACAACGTAAGTCACTGTGTCCCCTACTGCCAGGTCGCGGAGCTCATCTGCAAACCTGAAAAGTTCGAAAGGAGGTACTTCCAGGAGCTGCAGCGCGTCTTCTTTTGTGCACTTCCCCTGGTATGCGCGTTCCATGAGGTCTTCGGGAATTTTGCTGTTCATTTTTCTAAATCCTCCGCGTTCTCTATTGCGGGCTGTTTCCTGTAGCCTTCATTATCCGAGAGCCGCTCGATGAGGCTGCCAATCCTTTCCGAATACCACCCTCTTTTCACGTACTGAGGGTAAACTGGCAGGCGTTCTCTGAGCGGAATGTCCCCGAGTTTTTTCTGCAGGTCTCTTACGTCGGGCCATTCGGCTTCAGGATTGATCCAATCAATGGTAAGAGGAGAAATCCCCCCAAGATCCGTTACCCCCTTTCCAATAAGGGCTTTCG containing:
- a CDS encoding digeranylgeranylglycerophospholipid reductase, coding for MKDIYDVLVIGAGPAGSIAAKTAAEKGLDVLLIEKRQEIGDPVRCAEGVNKEYLKKHVEIDNSWICADLKGSRIYSPNGTKVEMAEEISGGEVGYVLERKIFDRALAEHAAKAGAEVRVKTRATGLIIEDDFVKGARLMNLGKEYEVRAKIVIGADGVESKVGRWAGIDTSLKPIDIETCAQYLIAGADIDPEYCEFYIGNEIAPGGYVWIFPKGEGKANVGVGILGNRTGKFKPRPVDYLNNFVEKKFPNAKIVEMVFGGVPVSGSIEKTSVNGLMLVGDAARQSDPITGGGILNAMDAGKIAGEAAYEAISSGDVSLEKLEEVYEKRWRETTGHDIDMSLIVKNCFINLKDEDLDSLADSLKEVKFESMRLFDLLQALFKANKKLLWDLRVLFKDAAKEVMKNRT
- a CDS encoding 4Fe-4S binding protein, which gives rise to MVKDHDLLLKLTGELVSVNINRYKCGYCGACVGVCPKGALELVETWIEVDESTCIKCGICDRICPVGAIEVMK
- the tes gene encoding tetraether lipid synthase Tes; translation: MKQIKSVCPECKKVLDANLFQENGKIMLEKTCPEHGTFSDLYWSDDELYDRFNRYYYVGNGVSNEEISSYHGCPWDCGICSEHKTGTLLANIDVTNRCNLNCPICFANAKASGFVYEPDFEQIRKMMLTLRNEKPVPCYAVQFAGGEPTVREDLPEIIETARELGFAQVQIATNGVRLAKSQDYCKALKTAGLHTVYLSFDGVSEEPYRVMRGFNAFPVKQKVLENCRQTGLQSVVLVPTLAKDVNAHQVGDIVRFAARNVDVVKGVNFQPVAFTGRIDQVLRKERRITIPDLAALLEEQTEGEIPRDAWYPASAAVPISRFLTAVKKIPLPEFTVHPLCGAATYVFEEEGRLIPISEFVDVEGVLEFLESVTPEFKGSGSNSMKVAKVLCKLPRYIDETRSPKNLNVIFLISSFLKTGAREQLAQFHQKTLFLGAMHFQDPYNLDLERIKHCGIHYATPDGKVIPFCTYNNFHREGVEARYSKPYRKVMKFEEESFEVH
- a CDS encoding TetR/AcrR family transcriptional regulator, with the translated sequence MRSFTDEEREIIKRKIIDRGKDCFARYGIKKTGIEDLTEGLGIAKSSFYSFFNSKEDLFLQIFKEEKEALKDSVLANSFLKYRTEPDKAIRAYLRYVLYIVDNHPIWRKFFIEKGHLRLTIFQSSDEEIKNIHGDNLAIILPFFEEWAASGLLIDKPARILAETTNAVLYFIYFRNEIEGDDFSEIMDTFIDMLAEYIIKKDNA
- the cofC gene encoding 2-phospho-L-lactate guanylyltransferase, whose translation is MRAVIPYKKAGAKSRLSPVLSLEEREEFVELMLNQVIDSLRGAGIEKIDILSPSVYGLEDMTKARVLLDEDDLNEALNRYLAGSEEPVLIVMADLPLLAPAHIKGISSTEKDVCIVPGKGGGTNALFIKNPSRYRVKYYGSSFLTHCSIATDTGQNFEIYDSFLAGTDIDEPEDLVELLIHGKGPAKEYISRKFRLEVSRGRVGLVLL
- the cofH gene encoding 7,8-didemethyl-8-hydroxy-5-deazariboflavin synthase subunit CofH → MYMKKPAIPDDVIERVQQGKCTKEDALLLLEGNPFELFELANKLRASTVGDVVSYVVNRNIYITNKCVGTCGFCAYRTDEGYILSIEEILKQTEEAREAGAVEVCVQGGYTPEADMEFYLEIIEAIKSGFPDICIHALSPMEVNYAAGLSGMSVEDALRKLKKCGLDSLTGTSAEILSDRVRKIICPGKITTQQWVDTVTAAHRAGISTNSTIMYGHVETLEERLDHVFTIREIQKETGGISELIPMSFLPYNNPIGEKMMASGKFTSTGLEDLQLIAISRIILHTHVNNIQATWVKLGKKLAQFALQCGANDLGGTLMEDQISTASGGSYGEYVSPAEFEWMIKGAGRVPIQRDTLYRKVEPRLPASEGLLPGYVKPKMGSKE
- the cofH gene encoding 5-amino-6-(D-ribitylamino)uracil--L-tyrosine 4-hydroxyphenyl transferase CofH — protein: MNSKIPEDLMERAYQGKCTKEDALQLLEVPPFELFRFADELRDLAVGDTVTYVVNRNINFTSRCVGTCGFCAFRTNNGKVLSIEEIMEKVRDAEKANATEVCIQGGLLPEVGLDFYQGIAEAIKAEFPEMHIHSFSPMEVYHASRISEIPVKEALRRLKRSGLDTMPGTAAEILSDRVRKIICPSKLKTAEWVEVVRQAHAAGIPTTATMMYGHVETREERIDHMLIIRDIQKETGGITEFVPLPFMPYNNPVGEKMIREGRYATPGLEDLKIYAVSRILFHGHVDNIQASWVKLGKKLAQFSLHCGTNDLGGTLMEESISRSAGACHGEMITVDELEWMIHGAGRIPKERTTLYRRVELASGNLRKISGCGAYE